In Mercurialis annua linkage group LG6, ddMerAnnu1.2, whole genome shotgun sequence, the following are encoded in one genomic region:
- the LOC126685803 gene encoding uncharacterized protein LOC126685803: MALSLSSTILIISLSVFVLAGDAMRDMPEEVSMTNMELSNVTHGTRLGTLVKVANYKRILVKFHWSGECFRDTTGWWSKNWDLSVGWLMTETTNAKSYTCSDSYEFRAGNQVIATDTFYTRVTNPHETMFFPTEEQKREIRANGIGVYLRRSSVTKDDKNEHDLLHQVVETI; the protein is encoded by the exons ATGGCTCTATCTTTGTCTTCCACAATACTTATTATTTCTTTGTCTGTTTTTGTGCTCGCCGGAGATGCCATGCGAGACATGCCTGAAGAAGTGTCGATGACGAACATGGAACTCAGCAATGTAACACACGGTACCAGACTTGGAACTCTGGTTAAAGTGGCAAATTATAAGCGGATTTTGGTTAAATTTCATTGGTCTGGTGAATGTTTTAGAGATACCACTGGTTGGTGGTCAAAAAATTGGGATTTGTCCGTTGGCTGGCTTATGACTGAG ACTACAAACGCGAAAAGCTACACATGCTCAGATTCTTATGAATTTAGAGCAGGAAATCAAGTCATAGCAACGGACACATTTTACACCCGTGTAACAAATCCACATGAAACAATGTTTTTTCCAACGGAAGAACAAAAACGCGAA ATACGTGCAAACGGAATTGGCGTTTACTTAAGGAGGTCGTCTGTAACCAAAGACGACAAAAATGAACACGACCTTCTGCACCAGGTGGTGGAGACGATATGA
- the LOC126687993 gene encoding uncharacterized protein LOC126687993 encodes MTSIDAHPQLLPSSLALLSIQDQVEVQSEVKLDEKPFGNHGGVCAICLDKIVLVETALVKGCEHAYCVMCILRWATYSPKPNCPQCKHPFEFLNVHRTLDGSIKDYMFEESVCLLLRAAWFNPLIVESHEDAYDDLEEYYRYEFEYGDDDDEDEDDLADVYLSTSSNLRIGNRRWGDNGYVRSGRQEARPVLRPNPHDSDAGSSSREPKKKEAAKDITGRRAKRTLKREAADKAAAAKHEQHLVRFGRK; translated from the exons atGACTTCAATTGATGCTCACCCACAGCTTCTCCCCAGCTCTCTTGCCCTTTTATCCATTCAAGATCAG gtAGAAGTGCAGAGTGAGGTGAAGCTTGATGAGAAGCCATTTGGGAATCATGGTGGTGTTTGTGCCATTTGTTTGGATAAGATTGTACTTGTGGAAACTGCTCTTGTCAAGGGCTGCGAGCACGCGTACTG TGTGATGTGCATCCTTCGTTGGGCTACATACAGTCCGAAACCAAACTGCCCTCAGTGCAAGCATCCTTTTGAGTTTCTAAATGTTCATCGCACACTTGATGGCAG CATTAAGGATTACATGTTTGAGGAGAGTGTGTGCCTTCTTCTTAGAGCAGCGTGGTTTAATCCCTTAATTGTGGAGAGTCATGAAGATGCATATGATGATTTGGAAGAATATTATCGATATGAATTTGAGtatggtgatgatgatgatgaggaCGAGGATGATCTAGCTGACGTTTACTTAAGTACTTCATCGAATCTCCGCATTGGCAATCGGAGGTGGGGAGACAATGGTTATGTCAGGTCAGGGCGTCAAGAAGCAAGGCCAGTTCTTCGACCAAATCCGCACGATTCTGATGCTGGTTCGTCATCGCGTGAACCTAAGAAGAAAGAGGCTGCGAAAGATATAACAGGGCGGCGTGCCAAGAGGACACTTAAGCGTGAAGCTGCTGACAAGGCGGCGGCAGCAAAACATGAACAGCATTTGGTGAGGTTTGGCAGGAAGTGA
- the LOC126685950 gene encoding ankyrin repeat-containing protein P16F5.05c codes for MGAQQNQSEQHTQQEPNSESVDSLLEAARYDDIDDIKSLASFGVSLDSKDSFGRTALHMAAANGHLTIVEYLISQEVDLNASNEENNTPLHWACLNGRVEVVKKLILAGASLSLLNCHERTPVDEAVTQGKMDVIDAINSTVTQLELAGVQVS; via the exons atggGTGCGCAGCAAAATCAATCAGAGCAGCATACCCAACAAGAACCCAACTCAGAGAGTGTTGATTCCTTGCTTGAG GCTGCTCGATATGATGACATTGATGATATTAAAAGCTTGGCATCTTTTGGGGTTTCTCTTGATTCCAAGGATTCTTTTGGCAGAACAG CACTTCATATGGCTGCAGCTAACGGGCATCTTACGATTGTTGAGTATCTTATCAGCCAGGAAGTG GATCTCAATGCTTCTAATGAGGAGAATAATACACCTCTTCATTGGGCATGCCTTAATGGTCGCGTTGAG GTCGTTAAGAAATTGATTCTTGCTGGAGCTAGTTTAAGCCTCCTAAACTG CCATGAGCGGACTCCAGTCGATGAAGCTGTTACTCAAGGAAAAATGGATGTTATTGATGCAATTAATTCAACTGTAACCCAGCTGGAACTTGCTGGTGTTCAGGTTTCGTAA